In Scyliorhinus torazame isolate Kashiwa2021f chromosome 9, sScyTor2.1, whole genome shotgun sequence, a single window of DNA contains:
- the LOC140429939 gene encoding peptidyl-prolyl cis-trans isomerase-like translates to MGDADTVVQEEHGIRLAAPNPRVFMDISAGGEPVGRIVKELNADVVPKTAENLRALCTGEKGFGYKGSICHRVIPDFMCQGGDFTKHNGTGGKSIYGEKFKDENFKLTHTGPGILSVAHAGPNTNGSKFFLCPEKTAWLGGKHAVFGKVIDRMDVARKMEKLGMQSGTTSEKIAISDCGRLN, encoded by the exons atgggtgATGCAGAtacagtagtccaggaggaacacg GAATCAGGTTGGCTGCTCCGAATCCCCGGGTTTTCATGGACATTTCTGCGGGCGGCGAACCCGTGGGACGGATCGTGAAGGAGCTGAACGCCGATGTGGTCCCAAAAACTGCAGAAAATCTCCGTGCATTGTGCACTGGTGAGAAGGGGTTTGGTTACAAGGGCTCGATATGCCACAGAGTCATTCCTGATTTCATGTGCCAGGGTGGTGACTTCACCAAGCACAACGGCACTGGTGGGAAGTCCATCTACGGTGAAAAGTttaaggatgagaatttcaaactgacacacacaggaccTGGTATCCTGTCCGTGGCTCATGCTGGGCCAAATACAAATGGATCCAAGTTCTTTCTCTGCCCCGAGAAAACTGCGTGGTTGGGTGGAAAACATGCTGTGTTTGGCAAAGTGATAGACAGGATGGATGTTGCGAGGAAGATGGAAAAATTGGGAATGCAAAGTGGCACAACCAGCGAGAAAATTGCCATCTCTGATTGTGGGCGGCTGAACTAA